A genomic region of Helicoverpa zea isolate HzStark_Cry1AcR chromosome 8, ilHelZeax1.1, whole genome shotgun sequence contains the following coding sequences:
- the LOC124632385 gene encoding low-density lipoprotein receptor-related protein 6 → MTKRRRILYADKIIQNIMNVFCLLMFLQLKGFYAVVSNPILLYSTASDIRVVNTSKLGKVDTIVKNLVQGSAVDFFHRKDLICWSDQTAELIQCMSYNETHVGDKVRIVSEGLITPTGIAIDWYTDKIYWTDGETNKIEVISIEQRYRKVLFWSEVDLARAIAVVPKEGLMFWTDWGEVPKIERAGMNGDPATRKIIVKENIFWPNGITIDYDNNLIYWVDAKLHFVDVIDFNGEKRKSVVKENLVYPYALAFFNYKLYWTDWKTWSIHTWDIATSGPMKELIKSDPVPVDLKVYDGSRQLMPPDDYPCKENNGGCSHLCLLAPTPLGYECACPTGSKLKENSNTTCHDSPQSLLIVAQRSTISKISLDSPDFTPYTLPLKDLKRALTVDFDPKYEHIYWADSLAKTISRARLDGSEQTVVIHINGVPDSIAIDPLARNIYWTDPVTDTINVARLDGTSKKVIVHNELYDPRAIALHPTAGWMFWSDWNDKKPKIERANLDGSGRMLLVYEKLTWPNGIALDTVKNKLYWGDARTHKIEVCNMDGTERKELHSSEILHIFGLTLLGEYLYWTDMQKRTLDRINKNTGLERQPVVEQMANMMGVKAFRLGEPLGWNQCADNNGGCSHLCLNTPERYVCSCPLGFELSKDKKTCVQPEAFLVYSRKNVIGHISIENEGNDVAVLPLKDLKEVSALAIHVAGNKLYWSDAKTKTINRCSINGSNMEKVLEWMGLVEGIAIDWSGQNIYWTDTATQRIEVARLDGSSRRALVWQGLKKPKSIALDPNKGYMYWSELGSKTIKRAGMDGSSPSTLFEQVGKVHSIAIDYERKAIYWAALDPPAIEFAFLNGTGRKVLISNVSMPYTLTIHNDKVYWGDWNTGIVESATKLTGENRKIIQTGLEYISEVKVFGRGRSGGQCAADNGGCAHLCLPAPREYVCACPAHYRLHSDNETCTEPEEFLLFAQKNAIGRIVVANGECSDAYIPLTGLKNVKAIEYDPVNKHLYWMDDDSHAIRRVPISYSVTSAITDSTTIVSGLSRPFHMVLDVLGRALYWTCADTDSINATSIDSNSSVGVILRGDNMMPRYLAFHQTKRFLIWNDAGLGVITRANVDGTARIELARATNVTSLAIDHGSGTVYWAVNRQIHAVDLDGTNKRVVWQGGYATALAVWGGGAWFSGSGGAMRLALARRDSPALPVPHVARLVAAVAVHRVARSHPCWLGGTCGAAACGAGGACGCVRCGARACRPQRFPCDAAAPDPRCIPMHWRCDGQKDCENGADEASCGACAGGLRCADGACAAALGACAAGAYCERAPLPDAFRCDEHLCLAPRLLCDGHQHCEDGSDEAPATCGFAGAKEQTAQTTRRSNAFVVCGCIAGAAGGLGGAWAALRRVRRAARAPPTRARPAPAAVPPAARALVPLKRLYPETPALPALTATYTDTLESACAWYPRPTANPPPSPATGSDGGSAAPRRRAYRHYRASNRPPPPTPASTDACESEPEPAARAPPPSPAPTRH, encoded by the exons ATGACAAAACGCCGAAGAATACTTTACGCggacaaaataattcaaaatattatgaatgtgttttgtttgttaatgttCCTGCAGTTAAAAG GTTTCTATGCAGTAGTAAGCAACCCAATATTGTTATACTCAACGGCATCAGACATCCGAGTGGTGAACACGTCAAAACTCGGCAAAGTTGACACCATAGTTAAGAACCTGGTGCAAGGGTCTGCCGTGGACTTCTTTCATAGAAAGGATCTTATCTGCTGGTCTGATCAGACCGCAGAGTTGATACAATGTATGAGTTATAATGAAACTCATGTAGGGGATAAG GTTAGAATAGTTTCAGAAGGATTAATAACACCAACCGGTATAGCAATAGATTGGTATACAGACAAAATCTATTGGACAGATGgggaaacaaacaaaattgaagTTATTAGCATAGAGCAGAGGTATAGAAAAGTACTGTTCTGGTCTGAAGTGGACCTCGCCAGAGCTATCGCTGTTGTTCCTAAAGAAGG TCTCATGTTCTGGACAGATTGGGGAGAAGTACCGAAAATCGAAAGAGCAGGAATGAATGGAGACCCAGCTACTCGTAAAATTATagtcaaagaaaatatattctGGCCCAATGGTATCACAATAGACTATGACAATAATCTGATATACTGGGTTGATGCTAAGTTACATTTTGTTGATGTTATTGATTTTAACGGAGAGAAGAGAAAGAGTGTTGTTAAAGAGAACCTTGTGTATCCATATGCACTTGCGTTTTTTAACTACAAGCTTTATTGGACTGATTGGAAAACATG gtCAATTCACACATGGGATATAGCAACAAGTGGCCCAATGAAAGAGCTGATAAAATCCGACCCAGTGCCTGTGGACTTGAAGGTATATGATGGAAGCAGACAGCTGATGCCCCCGGATGACTATCCATGCAAGGAGAATAATGGAGGATGTTCGCATTTGTGCCTGTTAGCGCCAACACCACTAG GCTACGAGTGTGCATGCCCAACGGGCTCCAAACTCAAAGAGAACAGCAACACAACCTGCCACGACAGTCCACAGTCACTCCTCATCGTAGCACAGCGCTCCACTATATCTAAGATATCACTGGACTCACCGGACTTCACTCCATACACATTACCTCTTAAAGACCTGAAGAGAGCCCTCACGGTGGACTTTGATCCCAAGTACGAACATATTTATTGGGCTGATAGTTTG GCAAAGACAATATCTCGAGCACGCCTCGACGGTAGCGAGCAAACAGTGGTGATTCACATTAACGGAGTGCCCGACAGTATTGCTATCGACCCTCTAGCGAGGAATATATACTGGACTGATCCGGTTACTGATACTATCAATGTGGCCAGGCTTGATGGTACTTCGAAGAAG GTAATAGTCCACAACGAGCTATACGATCCCCGTGCCATAGCATTACACCCGACAGCGGGCTGGATGTTCTGGTCCGACTGGAACGACAAGAAACCTAAGATAGAACGTGCTAACTTGGACGGTAGTGGCAGAATGTTGCTTGTCTACGAGAAATTAACGTGGCCCAATGGTATTGCGCTTGATACGGTCAAGAATAAGCTGTATTGGGGCGATGCTAGGACGCATAAGATTGag GTGTGCAACATGGACGGTACAGAGCGTAAAGAACTACACAGCAGTGAAATCTTACATATCTTCGGTCTCACGTTACTGGGAGAATATCTCTACTGGACGGATATGCAGAAGCGGACTCTAGACAGGATCAATAAAAACACAG GTCTAGAACGTCAGCCCGTTGTGGAACAGATGGCTAACATGATGGGAGTGAAAGCGTTTCGCCTGGGGGAGCCGCTCGGCTGGAACCAATGCGCTGATAACAACGGAGGATGTTCACATTTATGTCTAAACACTCCTGAACGATATGTCTGTAGCTGTCCTCTCG GTTTCGAACTTAGTAAAGACAAGAAAACGTGCGTGCAACCCGAAGCTTTCCTAGTGTACAGTCGTAAGAATGTTATTGGACATATTAGTATTGAGAACGAAGGAAATGACGTCGCTGTTCTACCACTGAAAGATTTAAAAGAAGTCAG CGCATTGGCCATTCACGTAGCCGGTAATAAGCTTTACTGGTCGGACGCTAAAACGAAGACTATCAACCGCTGCTCTATAAATGGATCTAACATGGAGAAAGTACTCGAATGGATGGGATTAGTTGAAG GTATAGCAATAGACTGGTCAGGACAGAACATCTACTGGACAGACACAGCAACACAGCGCATTGAGGTGGCTCGTCTTGACGGATCTAGTCGAAGAGCGCTAGTGTGGCAGGGCCTTAAGAAACCTAAGAGCATTGCCTTGGATCCTAATAAAGG CTACATGTACTGGTCCGAACTAGGCTCAAAGACAATCAAACGAGCCGGCATGGACGGCTCATCCCCCTCCACCCTCTTCGAGCAAGTCGGCAAAGTGCACTCCATAGCCATAGACTATGAACGCAAAGCCATCTACTGGGCAGCTCTAGACCCGCCCGCCATAGAGTTCGCATTCCTGAACGGAACGGGGAGGAAAGTTCTCATCAGTAACGTGTCTATGCCTTACACGCTGACCATACATAATGATAAGGTTTATTGGGGTGATTGGAATACTG GCATAGTAGAATCAGCAACAAAACTAACAGGCGAGAACCGCAAAATCATCCAAACTGGTCTGGAATACATATCCGAAGTAAAAGTGTTCGGTCGCGGCCGGTCGGGCGGGCAGTGCGCGGCCGACAACGGCGGCTGTGCACACCTGTGCCTGCCCGCGCCCAGGGAGTACGTGTGTGCCTGTCCCGCGCACTATAGGCTGCACAGCGATAATGAGACTTGCACTG AACCGGAAGAATTTCTGCTATTTGCCCAGAAGAACGCAATAGGACGCATAGTGGTCGCCAATGGCGAATGTAGCGATGCGTACATACCACTCACCGGGTTGAAGAACGTTAAAGCTATTGAGTATGATCCTGTCAAcaa ACACCTATACTGGATGGACGACGACTCCCACGCAATCCGAAGGGTCCCAATCTCATACTCCGTGACCTCAGCCATCACAGACTCAACCACCATAGTCTCAGGGTTAAGCAGACCCTTTCATATGGTCCTCGATGTCTTGGGAAGGGCCCTATATTGGACCTGTGCGGATACAGACTCTATTAACGCGACTTCAATTGATAGTAACTCGTCGGTTGGTGTAATATTGAGAGGCGATAATATGATGCCTAGATACTTGGCTTTTCATCAGACTAAgag ATTCCTAATATGGAACGACGCGGGCCTCGGTGTGATAACCCGCGCAAACGTAGACGGCACCGCGCGTATAGAGCTAGCGCGGGCCACCAACGTGACGTCACTCGCTATCGaccacggctccggcactgtgTACTGGGCCGTCAACCGGCAGATACATGCTGTCGACCTGGACGGCACTAACAA ACGCGTGGTGTGGCAGGGCGGCTACGCGACGGCGCTGGCGGTGTGGGGCGGCGGCGCGTGGTTCTCGGGCTCGGGCGGCGCCATGCGCCTCGCACTCGCGCGTCGCGACTCGCCCGCGCTGCCCGTGCCGCACGTCGCCAGGCTCGTCGCTGCCGTCGCCGTACATAGG GTGGCCCGCTCTCACCCGTGCTGGCTGGGCGGCacgtgcggcgcggcggcgtgcggcgcgggcggcgcgtgcggcTGCGTGCGCTGCGGCGCGCGCGCCTGCCGCCCGCAGCGCTTCCCGTGCGACGCCGCCGCGCCCGACCCGCGCTGTATACCCATGCACTGGAG ATGTGACGGGCAGAAGGACTGCGAGAACGGCGCGGACGAGGCGTCGTgcggcgcgtgcgcgggcgGCCTGCGCTGCGCCGACGGCGCCTGCGCCGCCGCGCTCGGCGCCTGCGCCGCCGGCGCCTACTGCGAGCGGGCGCCGCTGCCGGACGCATTCCG ATGTGACGAACACCTGTGCTTAGCTCCCCGTCTCCTATGCGACGGCCACCAACACTGCGAGGACGGGTCCGACGAGGCTCCCGCTACATGCGGCTTCGCTGGCGCCAAAGAACAGACTGCGCAAACTACAAGACGTTCCAACGCTTTTGTCGTATGTGGGTGTATAGCTGGGGCGGCCGGAGGGTTGGGCGGGGCGTGGGCGGCGCTGCGCCGAGTGCGTCGTGCGGCCCGGGCCCCGCCCACTCGCGCTCGCCCCGCCCCTGCAGCAGTGCCCCCTGCTGCTAGAGCGCTTGTCCCGCTCAAGAGGCTGTACCCTGAAACGCCTGCGTTACCGGCGCTTACGGCTACTTATACTGA CACACTGGAAAGCGCTTGTGCGTGGTATCCGCGCCCGACAGCGAACCCGCCGCCCAGCCCCGCCACCGGCAGCGACGGCGGCTCCGCGGCCCCGCGGCGCCGCGCCTACCGCCACTACCGCGCCAGCAACCGCCCCCCGCCCCCCACGCCCGCCTCCACCGACGCCTGCGAGTCCGAGCCCGAGCCCGCCGCCCGGGCGCCGCCCCCCTCCCCCGCGCCCACGCGACACTAG